ggaaaccTGGCGACATTGGGATTGGAGTCGGGCTTGAGAAGGGGTCGACATGGTCGGACGAAGCAGGCGAGTGGGGGAAGGGATCGAATGGCGAAGAGCTGCGAAAGCCATTTTCGCAGCGCGGATTTACTGGGGAAATATAGAGATAGTTGAAAGAGGACAATCAACTTTTACATACCGTATCGGCAATGTCGTCAGATGGTGTCATCTGATCGCGGACgataagaattaaaatagGGATGTGTTAATTTAATGCAAGTGCGCAGTGAGGGGAAAGTCCGGAGTATTCActttcttatttatattattttattattcttattatttattagtCGTGCTAAGTCACTACTAAGTTAGTAGCAAGTTAGTAACTAATCATTTGGACCTAAAATGCGGAGTCACCCGTAAACAAATCATTTTCTCCGCCATgtgaaaaaaacaaataggaaaaaaggaaggtaACAAACCAGAAAAGATCCGTTATCTTGCTTTAGCTCCACTCACTACTCTCACCGACcacttttctctcccctcttACGCGGAACGAGTTAATCCACGCCCTCAAACCACACCACATCGTGATCGACCATGAAGGTCACTATCAAAGAGTGGAACGGGGTTGCCACTTGGCGTTGGGATATGCccgaggatgatgtttgTGGTATCTGTCGCGTCCAGTTCGATGGAACTTGCCCGACTTGCAAATTTCCCGGTGATGATTGTTCACTACGTAAGTCTCTTGGTTTTGTTTGTTAAGACAAAAATAACGGGGGCTTCCAGATTAACCTTGATGTAATTACAGTGCTGGGCAAATGTGGACATTCCTTCCATATGGTGCGATAGTGGATCTTGATATTGTCATGGATATAGAAACTGATGATTCACCTGTCTAGCATTGTCTAATGACTTGGATCCAACAAGAATCTTCGAAGGGGCTTTGTCCGATGTGTCGTCAAAGTATGCCATCCCTAAAGAGGAATTTTCGATGCCAACTGCTGCTAACTATAACCACAGAATTCGAGTGGAaacaagaagatgatgaataAGCCCAAACATCATGCATCCTCGCGGCGACAATGGGGAGGGCGTCTTAGCTCGACGGATACGATACCCAATTTTTAGCATTCAATCGCaatggttttctttttttcctgtACAATACAGAGCGTTCCAATCAACATCGCATTCATGACTAGCTTCCGCACAGTCACCTGACCTCTGTTTATCGATAAGGGAGCAGGTGATCAGCTTCACCTGAGCTTAAAGTGGAAGCCGAGAGCTTACAAGTTCCCATTGCAATCCACCCAACAAGGCCTCAATGTCCTTCCCTATCACCTTCTAATCATGTAGCGCGGTTTATCAGAAATGTCTCTTCCAAAATACACCACATCAACCTCCTTGTCCTCTTCGCCCTCCAAACAATCCATTCGGCGGACTACGGAGTCAAACGTCCCTTCTCGCCCGGAAAGCACCATTGATCGACCCACCACGGCCCAACAGACTCGCACCTTCTCCCAAGAACAACAAGTTCATGAGCCAGTAGCAAATGTTACATTCCCACACTCGGAAAATGAAAGGCCGCATGAGATATCCACTTCACATCCGCCATTCCAACCGTTTTTCACCCTGATTGAAGACGCCAGTACCTCCGAATACTATCACCCAACTGTTCACTATATCTTCTCCGATGATGACACGGACATCGTGACCGAGGCAGCCTTGCGCTCCTTAGAGCCCGAGCAAAATACACTGTCTCGCGGCGGAAAGGGAAACCCCAGGGCCACACGTGACCAGCTCCCACAGGAACAGGGTGAAGGGGCAGAGGATGATGAACTGTCGAATGAGAGAAAGGAATCATTGCTTCCGCCTCCGATACCTGGTGTTCGCGATAACtacatcatcctcgacatGGACGTGCTTGCTCCAGATAATATGCAACACACGAATACCGCACCAGGACACGATGTCAGTGTCGGTTCCCCAGGGACCCAATCTGCCGttccccaacaacaacaggaTTCCCAAAACCATAACCAACATATTCAAAAGTTTGCGGTCACTTCAGCCTACAGTTTAACACCGACATGGCAAGTTCTAAACACTCAACTAGTTCCCGCCCCGACTTTTGAGAACAATCCTTCCGGCGAGCACTCCCCAAACGGTGCCCTGATGTTGAAAATTCAAGGGACAGTTGGCTTACCTATGACCCTGCCTGGTAAGGATAAAGACAAAGATAATAGCATCCAGCGATTGGAGGATATGATGGAACAGTTCTCGAAACGCTTGGGCGAGCTCCGGCAAGTCATTGAAGCTGGAGAGCGAGGGTACTTGACGGAAAATGCGGATGAGGAACAGATTCCAACCGAGCCGCCAAATGCGGAGGATGCTGCTGTGGCAAGCCCCGAGGGCCAGAATGAAGCCCAAACGCAGAACGCCAATGATTTGGTCAGCATAGTCCCGTAGCCTTAAATGGTCTACTTGTTGGTGCAAACGGAACCATAGCCCTTGACAGGAGCCGCACTTCCACTTTAAGATGTTCAGTCTAGCCTGCCACCCGCCAGAACTTGATCAGTAGTCAAattgaaaaagagaaattatcTCCAGGTCATGAGGAGGAAGGTGTAACAGGCTATATCGTCCAGCCTTCTACCGACATTATGATCCAAGTCCTTTTGTCTATCATAGCATATGTAGCACCAGAGTAACTTAATCTTCAGAACATAATCCAACCATGGAACGCATACCGCAAACATGAAACCGGTGAGCAGTCGACCCCGTCACAACCCCGGCAGAGTTAACAATCTCTGGATGATGAAACAAAGCCAATTCCCGTCGCATATCAGAGGAACCTATATCCAACTGGTCCAGGACCTCAGTCACAGCTGAATAAAGGACTCCCATGTTTCCATCTTCGATCTTAACTGCAATTCCCATCGCACCGTCTACTCCAAGTCTTCTGGTATATTCCGAGGCTCGTATGCCGATCCCATAACACCCATCTGCCCCGACTTTCCCAATGAGTATCCCCCGAAACACCCGCATAAGCACCGTACAGAACCTCCCCTCTCCACCAACAAGCTCGGGGTACCGCGTCATGGAGCTGAAAATTCGTGCCATATCTCTGTCTTTCCCAGAAGCATTTCTAGCACCGTCAGCAACATCTGCAGCCTCCGCAAATGCAGCATAGATCTTCGCCATATTCCGTAGTGGAAACGCAGGCGCTGGCAAGTTACACCCATCAACCCCCCACAATACACCTTCAGGCCCTGTCTCAAGCCCGGCCAACTCTTCCACTACATCTCTCACCTTCCGCTGCAGAGGGTTACAGGGCAGATGATAATCACTAATCTCCGCCCCTAACGCCCTCGCGCCGCCAAGCATGCCAGCATGCTTCCCGGAACAGTTATTCGTGATCGCCGTCGGCGTATAATCCCTTTTAATCCACTCCCGATTCACAGTCTCGGATAGCGCAGCATGGCCGCCGCAACGGAGATCCTTTTCCCCCGCAGAAACCTTTCGGAGCATGTCCCGAGCACGGGCAAGATGTCTGTCCTCACTATTGTGCGAAGCGCACATGAGCGCTAGGTCAGCTTCATCAAAGCCGAACTTTTCCAGCGCCCCGGTGGAGATGACGGCGAGGGCCTGAGCTGGTTTGGCGGCAGAGCGGGTCAGTGTTACTCGGGACGGATCGCCGACACTGTAGAGGAGTGTCCCATCGCTCGAGACTATTGCGGCGTGGACTTGATGGCGGTTTTCGATTATGCCGTTTCGGTCGGTTGTTATGTAGTCCTTTAACTTGCCCATAGtggtttgttcttgattGTACTGACTGCGGGACAACCCAGAGCAAGAAGGTGATATTGATTAGAAACGAAAGGCCTCCCGTGAGTTGACCGCCGACGATATTCCTTTTATCTAGAACACAATCTAGGTGATATAGGTACGAGTCATGCTTTTCCCAAGTAGGCCTAGCGCCTACGTACCCTTTGTTAGATACAGGACCTCATAGATAGAATCAATCAACGGTTTCTCCCTACAACTTTTTGGCATTTTCTAATATGGTAAGAACTATGATTCCACCATTCCTAAGTTTCTTTGCATGAGATTTCCCGTGGGTCCCTCTGGCCTAACTCATCTTGTGGTGGCAGTGATGCGTAAGCTTGCGCTGGACAATTTAGTTCAAGCACTAGTTGATCTCTGGGCAAAAAGAAGGCCTGTGGTAGGGCTTGCAGGCTGTTACCATCCGAATGTCGGCTAACGGACACTGGTTATGCGGCAGTGCTACGCCGGTTCTAAGAAGGGTATAATCACTGCATCAGATGGCAGAGAGTCAGTGAAAATGAAGCATCGAGACTGGTCAATCGAACGAGCCGACTGTGGGAGCCTCCCCTACTGGTCTCAACTTTCAGCTACCTTCCCTTCCATTCTTGTTGCTCCACCATCCCATCAACAGTTGAATATAAGGCTACTATTGTGAACGGCGTGTTTGTAGCATCGACGTATCCCCTCAATTCAATTCTGATTTTTGAAGCGGTTTCCCACTCTCCCAACACACCAACTATGGGTATCAAGACGAACGAGGATCTTGAGGCAGACTATGTCAGGAGGCGGTACCTCTGGTATAGTCCTCGCAGCCCGACTCTCAGAGGATGACTCCAAATCTGTCATCATCCGCGAGGCCGGGAGGAACCTGGCCGACGATTTCCGGGTGCAGACCCCCGCCCTCTGGACGACTCTCCTCGGATCAGAAGCAGATTGGCAGCTTATTACCGCTCCACAGGTaagtctatttttttttttgtgtccTCCACCCTTTAGGAAATACCATACTGATCTTGCTCTAGACCGAGCTGCGCAACCGTATAATCAAGGAGCCCCAGGGAAAACTTCTTGGTGGCTCTTCCGGTATCAATGGTCAGGCCTTCATAGGTCCCTCCAGGCTGAGATCCATGCCTGGTCCAAATTGAGTGCGATTGACTGGACATGGGAGAAGCTATCACCGTACTATAAAAAATCATACACCCTCCAGTTACCCGACGAAGCCACTAGGGAACATATCGGCCTGAGCTGGGTTGACCAGAATGTCAATGGGGACTCAGGCCCTATCAATATCTCCTTCCCTGCTGTACTGCAAGACCCATTGTCCAAGGCCTGGGTCGACACCTTCAAAGGAATCGGATATAGTCTTACTGCCGATCCATTCTCCGGCAACTCTATCGCCGGGTATTCTAACCTGGCGACAGTCGACTATAAGACAAAAACAAGGAGTTACGCGGCAACTGGGTATGGCCTTCCTGCCATGCAGCGGCCGGGGTGCGTATTCTAACACAGAAGATCCCGTTCGATGCAAGTGATGCCGGTGTTACGGCGACGGGGGTGAAGGCGATTTTGCAAGGGGAGTTATCTACTATTAAAGCGAAAAAGGAGGTTATCCTCACTGCAGGAGCTCTCAACACCCCAAAGCTACTTGAACTTTCTGGCATTGGGAACAAGGCAATTCTAGATCAATTCAACATccctgttgttgttgagaaTCCTAATGTGGATGAGAATATTCAGGACTATTTAATGAGCAGGATCAGTTCTGAGGTaaagaggggggggggggtcATCACAGGCGATCCTCTCCTGCGCTAAGAGCAGGAAGTAATGCAAAATGCAATGCAGCTCTATACCAAGCACAAGGCAGGCCCGATGACTATTGTAGGTATTCAATCTAGTGCCTTCATGCTAATCATCGAATATCACGGATCAAGAAGCTAAGCAGGCTTATTTGAACAGGTTCATTCTACAGCCAGAAGGCCGAGACCAAGTGATTCGAGACATTTACGCAGCTGATAACGAGCCCACGTGTTCAATGTTCATGTTCCTCGCTTAGGCCAATCTTCACCAAAGAGGTAAAAGCTTCGTGGGTCAGGAGCTTCTTCCCGGGAACTTTCTCAGCTTGGGTCTTGAGCTCAGCCTACCATTCTCTCGCGGATCTGTCCATATCGCCTCGGCAGACCCTAATGTGCCCCCTACTATCGACCCTCGGTATTTCTCCAACCCGTTAGACCTAGATATCATGGCCCGCAACTTGTTGGACG
This window of the Aspergillus flavus chromosome 8, complete sequence genome carries:
- a CDS encoding putative thermolabile L-asparaginase (L-asparaginase II), encoding MGKLKDYITTDRNGIIENRHQVHAAIVSSDGTLLYSVGDPSRVTLTRSAAKPAQALAVISTGALEKFGFDEADLALMCASHNSEDRHLARARDMLRKVSAGEKDLRCGGHAALSETVNREWIKRDYTPTAITNNCSGKHAGMLGGARALGAEISDYHLPCNPLQRKVRDVVEELAGLETGPEGVLWGVDGCNLPAPAFPLRNMAKIYAAFAEAADVADGARNASGKDRDMARIFSSMTRYPELVGGEGRFCTVLMRVFRGILIGKVGADGCYGIGIRASEYTRRLGVDGAMGIAVKIEDGNMGVLYSAVTEVLDQLDIGSSDMRRELALFHHPEIVNSAGVVTGSTAHRFHVCGMRSMVGLCSED
- a CDS encoding putative anaphase promoting complex subunit Apc11, which translates into the protein MKVTIKEWNGVATWRWDMPEDDVCGICRVQFDGTCPTCKFPGDDCSLLLGKCGHSFHMHCLMTWIQQESSKGLCPMCRQSMPSLKRNFRCQLLLTITTEFEWKQEDDE